One Purpureocillium takamizusanense chromosome 12, complete sequence DNA window includes the following coding sequences:
- a CDS encoding uncharacterized protein (EggNog:ENOG503PC34~COG:Q) codes for MSSSPRYTGPVVRITPTLLYVHRARHIPAIYSRRADKSSFYITGAWGKVESLFNMRDAGVHARARKIIAVPYSFSNVQRMEPLVDEQVRRWIDRIDASFAAPPLCREFNFVPWAFYLAYDVVSSVGFGAPIGFIEQGRDVFGLARCVGDGMPVFGLMSIFWPFTEWIKTTFLGRYLVSSPQDKTGFGVALRFRDEVVEQRLKDIAAGKASDRRDFLHHFLEARDADGKPLDIEYVKAEANLTLVAGGNTVGSSLNSFLQNILMRPDVYEKLTSEIDDATKAGKLSAAMPQHAEVMEHCPYLVACLRECMRIDPEAQTTMPRIVPPGGLELSGYFIPAGTEVTCSPWHAHHDTSIYGDDVESFRPERWMYDRDRAVEYLKYSMNFGSGVRSCLGKDLAMMQLFKAGILLLRSFRVEFVDERTPVRRRMKGGLRIFEEMRLRIERRAPVL; via the exons atgtcgtcgtcgccgcggtaTACAGGCCCCGTAGTCCGCATCACCCCAACGCTGCTCTACGTCCATCGCGCAAGGCACATCCCCGCCATCtacagccgccgcgccgacaagTCGAGCTTCTACATCACGGGGGCCTGGGGCAAAGTCGAGTCGCTCTTCAACATGCGCGACGCCGGGgtccacgcgcgcgcccgcaagATCATCGCCGTGCCGTACAGCTTCTCCAACGTGCAGCGCATGgagccgctcgtcgacgagcaggtgCGGCGCTGGATCGACAGGATCGACGCGTCCTTTGCCGCACCGCCGCTGTGCCGCGAGTTCAACTTTGTGCCCTGGGCCTTTTACCTCGCCTACGACGTCGTGTCCTCGGTGGGCTTCGGCGCGCCGATCGGCTTCAtcgagcagggcagggacGTCTTCGGGCTGGCGCGCTGCGTGGGCGACGGGATGCCCGTCTTTGGCCTCATGTCCATCTTTTGGCCGTTTACCGAGTGGATCAAGACGACGTTCCTGGGCAGGTATCTCGTGTCCAGCCCGCAGGACAAGACGGGCTTTGGGGTGGCTCTTCGCTTCCGAGACGAAGTCGTGGAGCAGCGCCTCAAGGATATTGCGGCGGGAAAGGCCAGCGACAGGAGGGACTTTTTACATCA CTTCCTGGAGGCTcgggacgccgacggcaagcctCTCGACATCGAAtacgtcaaggccgaggccaatctgaccctcgtcgccggcggcaacaccGTCGGCAGCTCACTCAACTCGTTCCTCCAAAACATCCTCATGAGACCAGACGTGTACGAGAAGCTGACATCGGAAATCGACGACGCGaccaaggccggcaagctctcggccgccatgccgcagCACGCAGAGGTCATGGAGCACTGCCCGTACCTCGTCGCCTGTCTGCGGGAGTGCATGCGCATCGACCCAGAGGCACAGACGACCATGCCGCGCATCGTGCCCCCAGGCGGGCTCGAGCTGTCCGGCTACTTCATCCCCGCGGGAACCGAGGTGACGTGCAGCCCGTGGCACGCGCACCACGACACGAGCAtctacggcgacgacgtcgagtcgTTCCGCCCGGAGCGCTGGATGTACGACCGCGACAGGGCCGTCGAGTATCTCAAGTACAGCATGAACTTTGGCTCCGGCGTGCGGTCGTGCCTGGGCAAGGACCTCGCCATGATGCAGCTCTTCAAGGCGGGGATCCTGCTTCTGCGCTCGTTCCGCGTCGAGTTTGTGGATGAGCGGACGCCGGTGCGCCGTCGGATGAAGGGCGGGCTGCGTATCTTTGAGGAGATGAGGCTGAGGatcgagcggcgcgcgccggTGCTGTGA
- a CDS encoding uncharacterized protein (EggNog:ENOG503PC34~COG:Q): protein MRDAGVHARARKIIAVPYSFSNVQRMEPLVDEQVRRWIDRIDASFAAPPLCREFNFVPWAFYLAYDVVSSVGFGAPIGFIEQGRDVFGLARCVGDGMPVFGLMSIFWPFTEWIKTTFLGRYLVSSPQDKTGFGVALRFRDEVVEQRLKDIAAGKASDRRDFLHHFLEARDADGKPLDIEYVKAEANLTLVAGGNTVGSSLNSFLQNILMRPDVYEKLTSEIDDATKAGKLSAAMPQHAEVMEHCPYLVACLRECMRIDPEAQTTMPRIVPPGGLELSGYFIPAGTEVTCSPWHAHHDTSIYGDDVESFRPERWMYDRDRAVEYLKYSMNFGSGVRSCLGKDLAMMQLFKAGILLLRSFRVEFVDERTPVRRRMKGGLRIFEEMRLRIERRAPVL, encoded by the exons ATGCGCGACGCCGGGgtccacgcgcgcgcccgcaagATCATCGCCGTGCCGTACAGCTTCTCCAACGTGCAGCGCATGgagccgctcgtcgacgagcaggtgCGGCGCTGGATCGACAGGATCGACGCGTCCTTTGCCGCACCGCCGCTGTGCCGCGAGTTCAACTTTGTGCCCTGGGCCTTTTACCTCGCCTACGACGTCGTGTCCTCGGTGGGCTTCGGCGCGCCGATCGGCTTCAtcgagcagggcagggacGTCTTCGGGCTGGCGCGCTGCGTGGGCGACGGGATGCCCGTCTTTGGCCTCATGTCCATCTTTTGGCCGTTTACCGAGTGGATCAAGACGACGTTCCTGGGCAGGTATCTCGTGTCCAGCCCGCAGGACAAGACGGGCTTTGGGGTGGCTCTTCGCTTCCGAGACGAAGTCGTGGAGCAGCGCCTCAAGGATATTGCGGCGGGAAAGGCCAGCGACAGGAGGGACTTTTTACATCA CTTCCTGGAGGCTcgggacgccgacggcaagcctCTCGACATCGAAtacgtcaaggccgaggccaatctgaccctcgtcgccggcggcaacaccGTCGGCAGCTCACTCAACTCGTTCCTCCAAAACATCCTCATGAGACCAGACGTGTACGAGAAGCTGACATCGGAAATCGACGACGCGaccaaggccggcaagctctcggccgccatgccgcagCACGCAGAGGTCATGGAGCACTGCCCGTACCTCGTCGCCTGTCTGCGGGAGTGCATGCGCATCGACCCAGAGGCACAGACGACCATGCCGCGCATCGTGCCCCCAGGCGGGCTCGAGCTGTCCGGCTACTTCATCCCCGCGGGAACCGAGGTGACGTGCAGCCCGTGGCACGCGCACCACGACACGAGCAtctacggcgacgacgtcgagtcgTTCCGCCCGGAGCGCTGGATGTACGACCGCGACAGGGCCGTCGAGTATCTCAAGTACAGCATGAACTTTGGCTCCGGCGTGCGGTCGTGCCTGGGCAAGGACCTCGCCATGATGCAGCTCTTCAAGGCGGGGATCCTGCTTCTGCGCTCGTTCCGCGTCGAGTTTGTGGATGAGCGGACGCCGGTGCGCCGTCGGATGAAGGGCGGGCTGCGTATCTTTGAGGAGATGAGGCTGAGGatcgagcggcgcgcgccggTGCTGTGA
- a CDS encoding Mannan endo-1,6-alpha-mannosidase (SECRETED:SignalP(1-23~SECRETED:cutsite=AAA-KE~SECRETED:prob=0.8382)~EggNog:ENOG503P0AR~TransMembrane:1 (n4-15c23/24o460-479i)~CAZy:GH76~COG:G), with protein MKGSAAVAALAAVVLSTVGPAAAKESLSLDSDDSTKQAAGTLARDLIQYYHGNETGRIPGLLPGPPPSGDYYWYQGAVLWGSLIDYWHATGDAAYNKLIVDGLLWQQGQLSNFMPLNWTAQMGNDDQGFWALAAMLAAERGLPNPVSGEAQWLNLSRNVFDNLVDRYDDKTCGGGLRWMLTSFNNGYNYKNSISNGVLFSLGARLARFTGNKTYADWADKTWNWMTEVALIDSKSYAVYDGAMVTDDCKKPSKIEFSYTNAIFTMGAAYMYNYTDGDSKWQKRVEGLANHGVKTFFPDGVATEVSCERQGRCTTDMKMFKGLLHQWYAAATQVAPFLAGTIAPVLKTSARAAVKTCTHGSSGTGCDFAWANGTTTTTAHEGEQGASEEMSALSAVTSLLMPASAAPLTAKTAKSGGNGGGGNDAGNGGGGGGDGKNGTSGGGDGAKKDGSSAGIKTGVEGSVMAMLTAAFVGSVVLGAVL; from the exons ATGAAGGGctcggctgccgtcgccgccctcgcggcggtggtTCTGTCGACGGTGGGACCGGCCGCGGCAAAGGAGTCGCTGTCGCTGGACTCTGATG ACTCGACGAAACAGGCCGCCGGCACGCTGGCCCGAGACCTCATCCAGTACTACCACGGCAACGAGACGGGCCGCATCCCCGGCCTCCTCCCGGGCCCCCCTCCGTCGGGCGACTACTACTGGTACCAGGGCGCCGTCCTGTGGGGGAGCCTCATCGACTACTGGCACGCcacgggcgacgcggcgtaCAACAagctcatcgtcgacgggctgctctggcagcagggccagctgTCCAACTTCATGCCCCTCAACTGGACGGCGCAGAtgggcaacgacgaccaggGCTTCTGggccctggcggccatgctggcggccgagcgcgGGCTGCCTAACCCCGTgtcgggcgaggcgcagTGGCTCAACCTGTCGCGCAACGTCTTTGACAACCTGGTCGACAGGTACGACGACAAgacgtgcggcggcggtctgcGGTGGATGCTTACGTCGTTCAACAATGGCTACAACTACAAGAACA GCATCTCCAACGGCGTCCTCTTCAGCCTCggcgcgcggctggcgcgctTCACGGGCAACAAGACGTACGCCGACTGGGCGGACAAGACATGGAACTGGATGACGGAGgtcgccctcatcgactCCAAGTCGTACGCCGTGTACGACGGCGCCATGGTCACGGACGACTGCAAGAAACCGAGCAAAATCGAGTTTTCCTACACGAACGCCATCTTCACCATGGGTGCGGCGTACATGTACAACTAC ACGGATGGAGACTCCAAGTGGCAGAagcgcgtcgagggcctcgccaaCCACGGCGTCAAGACCTTCTtccccgacggcgtcgcgacCGAAGTCTCATGCgagcggcagggcaggtgcACAACCGATATGAAGATGTTCAAGGGCCTGCTGCACCAGTGGtacgccgcggcgacgcaggtGGCGCCCTTTCTGGCGGGCACCATCGCGCCCGTGCTCAagacgtcggcgcgggccgccgtcAAGACGTGCAcgcacggcagcagcgggacGGGGTGCGACTTCGCGTGGGCCAacggcacgacgacgacgacggcgcacgAGGGCGAACAGGGCGCGAGCGAGGAGATGAGCGCGCTGTCGGCCGTGACGTCGCTGCTGatgcccgcgtcggcggcgccgctgacggccaagacggccaagtcgggcggcaacggcggcggcggcaatgatGCTGGCaatgggggcggcggcggcggtgacggtaAAAACGGCACGtctggcggcggagacggcgcaaAAAAggacggctcgtcggcgggcatcAAGACGGGTGTCGAGGGCTCCgtgatggcgatgctgacggcggcgtttgTCGGCTCGGTCGTGTTGGGCGCAGTGCTGTAA
- the atl1 gene encoding Alkyltransferase-like protein 1 (EggNog:ENOG503P71M~COG:L) codes for MPRSDEAQAFFFAVYSAVQEIPYGKVTSYGHIARLVGTPQRPRQVGVCMKHLPADPSARFNNSNVPWQRVINAKGIISPRSQPEGARNQAEALRAEGVDVARGALGELTVDFDEYGWFPRALPSGGDGGALSSDDDDGGGGEEADEQV; via the exons atGCCCCGCTCCGACGAGGCCcaggccttcttcttcgccgtctACTCCGCCGTCCAGGAGATTCCCTACGGAAAGGTCACGTCCTACGGGCACATTGCCAGGCTCGTCGGCACGC CCCAGCGCCCCCGTCAGGTCGGCGTCTGCATGAAGCACCTCCCCGCCGACCCCTCCGCGCGCTTCAACAACTCCAACGTCCCCTGGCAGCGCGTCATCAACGCCAAGGGCATCATCTCGCCACG CTCCCAGCCCGAAGGCGCCCGCAACCAGGCAGAGGccctccgcgccgagggcgtcgatgtcgcccgcggcgccctcggcgagctgaCGGTCGACTTTGACGAGTACGGCTGGTTCCCCCgcgccttgccctcggggggcgatggcggcgctctcagcagcgacgacgacgacggcggcggcggcgaagaggcggacgagcaggtctga